A stretch of DNA from Pangasianodon hypophthalmus isolate fPanHyp1 chromosome 2, fPanHyp1.pri, whole genome shotgun sequence:
atgataataataatagtaataataatgtcaacaatatattagtaatataattttaaagtaCAAACATTCTCTATATCTGTACGTCATAATGCTAAAGAAGGATCCGTCAATTTTAGTACCagactttataataataataataataataataataataataaaatgtaacctctacattgtgtagtgttttgtacttgaaaattattttatttcaggtaGTTATGGCTTACATATTATGCACAAAGTGTGCAGTAGGAAGCTGGTTGAGATTCAGTGTGAGACTGAATCCAAAATTTGCTCTGAatttcaagcacacacacacaaacacacacacacacacacacacatgggtaAATATGGAGGTAAACACATCAGTGCTAGACTCTGGACGCATGAAAAATTACGCACAGATCAATGCTGTGTTAAAACCAAGCTACTTCTGTGAGATAATAAcgagtgtttacacaaacacTGAAGAAAGTCACGGGTTCACATTAACATCTCATTTATTGCACATAAACATCAATAAAGCGAGAAATAAAGACTTAGCtaatgtacatatgtatatacacacacgttaTACAACACCTCGACACCACTGTACGTCATGCTGGCCGcgtattaaaatgttttctgttgtaattttaatttcattcacGTTCAACGGCTTGAAAAAATGTTCAACTGAAGGTCTTCAGCTAAACAAAGAGAACAAACTTGTGCAGGGATGAGACACGTTTCACAGCTGAAGAAGCTCCGGTGTGCGACTGCTCACTTCCTCTCCTGCGGTGTCGCCTCAGACGTTTCTACACACTGACAgaggaacacacagcacacagcggTACTACAGCGCCGCCCTGGTGGTGAGAAGTGGTCTAACACTGCTCAAAGCCCGCCAtcagagacagagcgagagactCCACTggaaaaacagcagcagcagcagaataACAGTGTTAATTAACATAAAACTGAGTGAAGACTGAAAAACACCAGAGCAAAGTGAACGAGAAATTCCTCTATaatctgaaattaaaatttacaaacctgtaaatacatttatttgcatttgtaagtCAAGAATTTGGGTTAAGtatcattttatttgaatatttttttttacttaaagtaaaattttattttttagttaaatTACATCAGACAAATTGAAATTGTCTCGCATGGCCTGAATTTGTGCAGAAGGgttcaaataaaatttcataATAATCAGGTGTAGAAAATTGAAATCGAATTTTTGGTAGCACCATCCAGCTCAAATcttcaaattcagattcaaattAACTGAACGCCACATCACtggcttttaaaaatgtaaacatcaaGTTGCatctgaatttgaaatgaattgtgctaacaaaattttaattaattttccacacctaattaacataaatcttcctggttactatagaaatgaattaGAATTCTCTACACCtggttactgtagaaatgaatTAGAATTCTCTACACCtggttactgtagaaatgaatTAGAATTCTCTACACCtggttactgtagaaatgaatTAGAATTCTCTGCAcctggttactatagaaatgaattaGAATTCTCTACAcctggttactatagaaatgaattaGAATTCTCTACACCtggttactgtagaaatgaatTAGAATTCTCTACAcctggttactatagaaatgaattaGAATTCTCTACAcctggttactatagaaatgaattaGAATTCTCTGCAcctggttactatagaaatgaattaGAATTCTCTGCAcctggttactatagaaatgaattaGAATTCTCTACAcctggttactatagaaatgaattaGAATTCTCTACACCtggttactgtagaaatgaatTAGAATTCTCTACACCtggttactgtagaaatgaatTAGAATTCTCTACAcctggttactatagaaatgaattaGAATTCTCTACACCtggttactgtagaaatgaatTAGAATTCTCTACAcctggttactatagaaatgaattaGAATTCTCTACAcctggttactatagaaatgaattaGAATTCTCTGCAcctggttactatagaaatgaattaGAATTCTCTGCAcctggttactatagaaatgaattaGAATTCTCTACAcctggttactatagaaatgaattaGAATTCTCTGCAcctggttactatagaaatgaattaGAATTCTCTGCAcctggttactatagaaatgaattaGAATTCTCTACAcctggttactatagaaatgaattaGAATTCTCTACACCtggttactgtagaaatgaatTAGAATTCTCTACAcctggttactatagaaatgaattaGAATTCTCTACACCTGGTTACTGTAGAACTGAATTAGAATTCTCTACACCTGTTTATTATACAATTTAATCTGAATCTTTGTGCACAAATTCAAGCcatgaaataaaatttcaatTTGCTGAAATTCAAACCACAAAGCTTCACTTGCACCTGCAACAACAGAAGCATAAACCTGAGAAACTCAGACTGCAGCGACACGTTTGTTACGGATTAAAGAGGAAGCAGTTTAAACTCAGCTGCAGACTCACGATGAGGAAACGATCCTCTGCACACGGCTTTGTTCAGAATGGTCACCAAGAACATGTGACAGTTCTTAAAATCCGACTCCATTTTGTCGATCGATTCGATCCTGAAAGACAGAAGAAGCAGCAGGACGTCTGAATGCGGCATCTTAAAGCGTTATAAACCATCATGTTAAATAATCCATGCATCATAATAAGCgaatatgttttattaaagtgGGCGTGGAGCGTCTCTGTACCTTTACTCTCATTTAAAATACCAGGagctatgaatatgcatgaacaTGCTAATTAGAAACATAGCTCTTGTTCAtcttctaatttgcatatcagtgATAACTTTATGAGGATTTAATCAACTCAAATTAATACAgaagtactaaaaaaaaatctgtttttaaatggAAAGACTAAACTTGACTCATACGCCCAAAATTATATAATCAGAATCATTTATACAAGAGAAGCTGGCCACTTGcgcttcatgtttttttatgtaaccagtttttttatatatacatttaaatttaaaagactttttttcccGAATGTATTATAACTTACTTCCACGCTCCGAAGCCAGCCTGCCATCGGTCAGAGAAGATGAGAACCAGATTAAGGACCTTCATGATGGCTTCTTTGACAAAACTCACCTGAAAACACACGATAACCTTCACCCTGTGTTCAAGTTTACATAACGACACATTTGTTGTGGTGTGACGAAgaggagttgattaatttccaataacagcatgtctccaggtattttattccccttacactacaatacagtaatttactaacaattacaatttttatttatttattttttgtacatttaatccTATAAGTAGATCGACAAACAGTTCTGCGCTGTGCTATAACACCGTATTAAAGCCTCTCTATACTTTCTTACTGCCGTTTAGTCTAAGCACTGCTTTGTCCCCCAAATCGCCATAGCGACGAGACAAAATTATAAATGCTACCACTAAACCATAGATGTTGGCACTTCTGCAGGTTCCTTACGCCGCCCAGGAGATGACACTGTCAATCATGTGATCTGTTTTTAATCAGAAGGTAAACTGGAGCagcatttaattataattaaattgtagttaTAGTGCAGTTATGTTTTCTTATGAAGTGACAGCTTTAACACAGTGTAAACAAACTGCATCTTTATCTGGGGAACTTAAAAATCACGTAGCACCCGAACCGACGCAGAGACGCGAGGTGTACGCGAGTACGAGTGTGTGATGTACCTTTTCTCTGAGAAGGCAGCGGTCATGGATAGTGGACAGATATCTGTAATGGATCTTTATAAGCTGGTCCAAATCTTTTGCCTCCTGCACTTGGTGCTGAAATTCCAATCCTGTGCTGTGTAAGATCTGAAAATAGATGGACAGAAGCAAAATGTGATCCCAGTAGATATCCATCAACCAATAAGTCAGATACAAAACCactcaaacaaaagaaaaacccaCTCTGGTCATGATGTAGTTGTGAAGACTGTTAACGAAATGCATTAGCTTGACCCTGAGGAGAAACATCCTGTGGATCTGCTGGCGTATCGGCTCCTTGGCTGCGTGCTCTTCAGACGGACTTGCTTCGTGCCGTTTCGCAGCTACCGTCAAATCTGTCAAACGAGAAATATCATGTTTGGTACTTTTTGGTGGCTGTAACTCCTTTCACATGTGCACTTTTACACAGGAATTTATCATAATTAAGCAGGATGGAGTTCAGAGACAAGATCCTGTTGTAGCAATCGACAGTGACGAGACCCAGCACAAGGCCCGAGAAATGATCAGAAGGCTTAGGGGTGAACAGAAGCCTGTATGTTAGCGGCAAAGAcctattttaaaacattatcaCGGTATTAGTAGTGcggctgcaaatcacaggtctatattaacacgctcgttctaatacgttatcgtttctatagtaacagctcattctcagggacttgtacggcagacgtTCGACATGAccgttgatgtggtgatgttttctgaaaagagatgattatttatttatcgtttatggaaggagtctccatagtcagaggtaaagctataactttgagttttccaacatcttcagaacagaagAGTTTCTCAGataccttttttttgtcttattaacgtcaacagagagaaaaatagaggctggagagagaaggactgtttatagctgcttatATAATTTAAGTAAGAATAGAAAGTAACTTAAATTTtggtaatcattggtaaattacTGTGATATAAGAGAAGCTGCTTGCTTCAATTCTCAGTGTGAATGCATCACAAAGCAACAAGTAACAAGAGAAAAAGCCTAAAGTCAACAAAGTAAACAACAACGAAAAAAGAAATCTCTGGAAATTAGAATagtgattcagaaataaaggcTCTATTTGCCATTTTGACTCAAGGATGAAATTCTTCCGGAGCTGAATAGTAAAGTCCAGGATGCATCTTTTAGgaattaatcaacacaaacGCAGAGCAGAAATCTAACGCACGTAATAAACAAATCCCACcaaatacattttgtaaatcTTCTATGTCAGATCCTGCACAACAATAACGTACGCTGATGATGTCTCGCGTTTCACGTGATCATCCAACATCAAAATTAATGTAAAACAATCAGATCACTTGATCCTTACTCACCGCTGAACCTCAGCGTATCCAGACTGTATTTGGCCCATTTTATTTGTAGAAGCAGCAGGAAGACCTGATTGTAGATTTTCTGACACTCTGAACTAATGACAATATCTACAGGCCATGGAACCTGGCAAGGATACACagagaaatgaaatataatacaaaaaaactgTTATTAGTAGTTAACATTCTGAAAAGTGTTTGTTAGGTTACCTTATAACTCAGCGTGAGACCATCGAGGTTATTGACTggctgttttttctttgtggGATCAATCGCCTCCAGAAAGATTGACAATCTGCGAAAACACGGAAGTGAGACACAAAAACAATGACGTTAACCAAATCTGCTGGTTAATGTTGGTGCATTACCGGCTGCTGTCCTCCGGGTGGCGCTGTCCCACAGCCTCCTGCAGCTGTACGTTGAGGAACGCCAGCTGCTGCCAGCTCTCCTTCTCCAGAACCTTGTCAAAGATGGCGGTGTAGAAGTCATACATAGTATCACCCGCCTCCAACAGGAAATAGTTTCTCATGGCCTGGAGATATCCCAAGAGcctgagagaggagaagaatAAATTAACTGCATGAACTCAGCTCAATTAGGTCACTGGTTTGAAacataaacctttttttctttcatttggtGTATGATTGAGTTTATGTTGTTGCACTTGTGATGAGTTAGCTTCAACCAATCAATAAACAGCTGCTTAAAAAACCCGCCTTCAAGATCTTTTGGAGGTTTTTGTGATTCCTTAACTTCCTGTACTTCACTTCAGCTGCTAAAACGACTAAATCTCACCTGTAGTCCTTTTTCAGGGTTCTCATGAGATTCCCGCAGCACTCGATGTATCTCCTCTCGATGTGTGGATACAGGCAGGAGCGCAGAGTCAGCTCGAACGTCTGACACGTCACCGACTCGGACGACCGATCCACGATCACGTCGGCGCCGGAGAACTTCTCGTGGAAGTCTTTCTGCTCCAAATACAACCTGTGAGAAGAAGCCAAACATAATGCCGTCGTCtttattacaccacagtgctgctgaattctcgaatctgattggtcggaagatgttgattaatttaaagGACAGAACAGttcacattttgtgtttttttttttttttttttttttttattattattgttattaacttcaagagaaaggaaaaagaaaagctgatgagggaatgattgATCATAACAGCTATAATctaagttataacaggaactaacttgttctgtggacattccacaacattcaatGCAGCTATAaccggataaaaagtacgaccTGATGATGTTTAATTGCCagcgttggcaaattgctgcgtTACAAGAGgattcaggacatgctgttattggaaaataatcaactccggGGTGGAAACAGCAAccctgcttcatcacaccgccctgccgttgattattttcctttaacagcacaacacacagattgttttattccttacttcaaaaggaggcaaagaaaaaaaggatgtCTAAAACctaaaataggaaaaaaaatttattcttAAGATATGTTTTAGGACCTTTTATGCTTTTGGGAATCACTGCAATGTGGATTATTCCAAATAATTGTAATTACTGGcttttattaaattacatttagtaCATCAGCTTTATGAACAAACAGATTTCAGTGAAATAcggctttgatttttttttatcaaatatttttttcctaaataaacTGTAGAAAAAGATATTAGGGTAATTTTTtacaaaagaataaataattacatttttaatcagcaTTAACACAAAGTAAGAAATAGAAGGTGTTATTTATTAGTTGGttaacagaaatgtgaaaatgaaaataattagtaattaaacGCAGCTGAATACTTTGGGAAGATAAAGTCTTTTCTATCAgccgaaaaaaaaaagagacaacaGAGAGATTGTCTCAGCCTccaggtgcaaaaaaaaaagccatgttATTTGATGCATTTGTTAAATTCAGTTTTACGTTTTGGTACCAAATTGTTTGTATTGAAATGCTGACTACAATCCCATCGTGTAGATTAGACGATCACCTGGCGAAGTTGATGGCCAACAGCGGGTCGTGGATGTCATCCAGCTCCAGGTGACGCGCCACGATGGACTGCATCTTAATAAGGCTCCTCTTGGTGGCTTGTTGCTCGGTTACCGTATCCGTGGGGGAATCTTCTCCGCGGCGGAGACGTGTCTGCACTGACTCCAGGAAGAGCGTGTACAGACTTTTCCTCTCTGCATCTgagattgaaagagagagaaagaaagagagagagaagaaaaacacatcaaatgAATGTATTATATAAGTCAGTATTGTATAGTCAGTTaaatcctgtaaacacacacactcaataaacCTAAACAAGAGAACATTCATCATGAATTGAAGTTACCAAGGCTCCAATTTTTCAGTCGCAGTGGTGGTGGAAAAAGCAGGGATGACAAAACAAATCGTTTCCACATCACAGGTGACAGTTAATGCCCATGTCTGCCCCTCATTTCAGTGCTTGATTTCACTTCAGTGATGTAGATTTTCACCGaaaagctgctgctgtaatcataaagactctcCTGtcgctcatcccaggactcttattcacaatctgtaaacacactcactgctgtctggctttactcttctacacctgtacactgtaatgatttataatcgcgcTATCTGGTGTGACCCAGAAGAGGGCGCGTTAACTTTTGAGTCTGTTCTTCTCAAGGGTTCTTTCTCTATCGTGTCTCTATCCGggtttctataaagctgctttgtggcagcTTTGATAGTTAAAGGGCTACGCAAAGTCACAAACACGGCCGTTTTGGTGCACATATTTGTAGAGTTAGAACGCTGTCTACAGGAAACACTGTTCTGATTAGCACACGTCACTTAGATTAGACACTTTGACACTGACACCGTAGCGCCGCATCAACGTCACGGTAAAAAACGTTGATCCTTAAAGTTAAGTTAAGGTAGGTATGTAAAGTAAACGTGTAGGGTGACTGCTGGAGGTCGTGATTAACTAGCCGTAGTATAGAGTCTCTTCTAAATATTGCGCTGaaaataatgtgtataaaatattcagaatattaGCTAGGAGCAGTTTGGATCATTCGTGCGTacgcacataaaaaaaaaaaaaagactgagtaAGCAAAAAAGAAGTCGTTTTGGTTTGTAATTGcgatttctgattaaaacatgGGGTTAAATGAGATCGTCTACAACATCGCCCACCATAAACTgagtataaaacaaaaataactaataaaaagagagaaaaaaaaaatcacaattcacCACTGATGATGTAGCTAATAGCTCAATAGTAAGAAGCTAGCATTActgatctgtgtgtgcgtgtgtgtgttttaaatcatggctCTGTCACCTCTGGAGGAGCCGTCCGCCTGCTCGGCTTCTTTACAGTCCAGGTTCTTGAGCAGCTGCATGGATTTCCCCGCCATGATGATCTGCTTGAGGACGGGTTTAAGGAAGGACACCATGGTGTGCTGTCTGCTGCTGGAGCTCTGATCTCCTCCCGAGCTGCCGCTGGCCGTGTCGCTCAGCCTCTCCTCGCTGTCCACGGCCTCGGACACGCTGTACAGGGTGTAGGTGGCGTACCAGAAATCTCTGTGGTTCACCGGTACGTCCTTGTTCCTGATGCACACGTGGGCAAAGCGGCGTTATACGAGGTCACTTCATGTTTGATATTTACTCTATGTGTCCTAAAGAAATATTCCAACAGCTCTAATACCACTTTTGTCACTCTGTTGAgacttttatttcaaaatacatgTGTCTATGTATCTACTGttactttaaaagaaaaacacacacacacaaaagataaACAGAACACTTTTCCCTGAAGTGGTGATTTAAAACAGTATAGTTTATAGTGTGTAAATATCACATTTAATGTGCATAATAAAAGTTTAACATTTGAAcagatttgaatattaatgagacTGTAAATTCAAGCTGCCGTAGAGTTTaagtaaatatgtttttattgcCAGTAGTTTAAAactgtgttgattttttttaaacataaaaaagggACTTGTGAATGAGATATACACTCCACAACaacacataaaacaaacatgatGTTATATAACAAAGAAACGTGTAAacgttgatatgatgaagttttcatAATGTAAGTAgacgtttgtttaacatttatggaaggagtctccagtgtcagcgctttgtaacaggtaaagctgtaaatgtaagttTTAACTCCAGTAAAAGCATAGATAAGGAAACAAAAGGTCTGTGATTTTTTCTCTTATCTTGTTACATTGGTTTAAACCAACCCTTATTAAagttcttatatttattataaagttCTTAACTATTCAGTTAAATTGAATGAGTTCAATCCAAATCTATGAGTTGAAAGTGAAGAAAAATCTCTAGAGCTCCAGTAAGTAGCTAAAAATATTACTttgcaaaattttaaaaaattaaataattggaAAATTTATAACAATTAAGTCTAGTTAAATGTGTTTcaccttaaatgattaaatcataaataaacatttggatGTGGATTTACGTTTGAATACATAAATTCTGACAAATGTATCCTCATGCACATATCTGCATTTATTACCTCTGGATTATGAACTCTTTAGCGGGGTCGAACAAGTGACCGTGAACGATCCACTCGTCCACTATCTCGAGGTACGGCCTGACCGTTTCAAcccagagagagaagagcagcGCCACCTGGTCACACAGAAAGAAACTGAGCATTGCATCATATACGGTTTATTTGCAACTTCTTATCAGCGCATTAAATCATCCCCATGCAGACTTACTGCCTGTACTGAAGCTTCCCCGACACTGTCGTACTCGATGATGGCTTTGTACAGGGTGTTGAGGAGGTGCGAGGCTCGTACCACGTTGGGCGTGCCGGAAGGGACCTCGGCCACGCCGGTGCAGAAAACCCTGTGTAGCACGGTGATCTGTGCCAGGTGAGGGCTGAGGCGCTCCAACACAGCCGACAAAGTCACAGTCTCATCTATACACCGAAAAATGCTAAAGAGTTTTGCATGCAAAAGCTGAATCCttgattaaaacaaacaaaaaacaaacaaacaaaaaaaaacagcatttggGCCATGACCAGagtcttgttcttgttcttcacAAGATATGTaagagttacacacacacacacaaggtggaGTTTGCGTAAAACAGATGTGTGTCTCAGTTACGCACGATTCTGAACTTTAACTTAAGCGTTTTTTTCTTGTATAATATCAGTTTAAGGCAGGAGCAGCGCCACCATCTGTCAGTTTGATGTAACTGTAATATGTCATGCCAAAATTTAGGTTTTGGCTGTAAACACACTATGGAATGCCATTCGAGGCCGATATTAGATACATACGCAAATATGACACTACTCATTAATAATATTCCTGTAAAGTCCACACTTTtcacactgagaataaacacagaaaagatGCATCTTAAACTGAGACATTTCTCAGCTATAggatttttatggataaaattatgaatgaactaaaagtgagctgtaagtgtagcagac
This window harbors:
- the tubgcp5 gene encoding gamma-tubulin complex component 5 codes for the protein MAHWTKFEKDLEQEVKNLIMHLSGIEDEEDQNFQMALKFAWSNFKFHRFLDVSSHKVQRSIKGIYEKLMVHSDVCKAESWMRLTSEFLRSPLPHTEGFMTDVHHSILSLLLLLSDSPSNTSYSERPRLKEAEKEDKFDWAKYLMEGEDIDTGPFPDTPEWSEEESEEDESQQPISREDSGIQVDRTPQEDQEQNDKMVQVTWTVGEPDARAWLEMHVVTPYWVPHSSRFPHSLHLHSNLLNVWDQHLYNTDPLYLPEEKAFVTETQVIRETLWLLSGVKKLFIFQHHDGKVSVRNDVVVTHLTNNCLRSILEHVAAYGQAVFRLQRFIDEVTGHSTEPCPPGLNCSSSSSSKKSSEPPFRTYQAFVWALYKYFSSFKEELSAIERDIISKDETVTLSAVLERLSPHLAQITVLHRVFCTGVAEVPSGTPNVVRASHLLNTLYKAIIEYDSVGEASVQAVALLFSLWVETVRPYLEIVDEWIVHGHLFDPAKEFIIQRNKDVPVNHRDFWYATYTLYSVSEAVDSEERLSDTASGSSGGDQSSSSRQHTMVSFLKPVLKQIIMAGKSMQLLKNLDCKEAEQADGSSRDAERKSLYTLFLESVQTRLRRGEDSPTDTVTEQQATKRSLIKMQSIVARHLELDDIHDPLLAINFARLYLEQKDFHEKFSGADVIVDRSSESVTCQTFELTLRSCLYPHIERRYIECCGNLMRTLKKDYRLLGYLQAMRNYFLLEAGDTMYDFYTAIFDKVLEKESWQQLAFLNVQLQEAVGQRHPEDSSRLSIFLEAIDPTKKKQPVNNLDGLTLSYKVPWPVDIVISSECQKIYNQVFLLLLQIKWAKYSLDTLRFSDLTVAAKRHEASPSEEHAAKEPIRQQIHRMFLLRVKLMHFVNSLHNYIMTRILHSTGLEFQHQVQEAKDLDQLIKIHYRYLSTIHDRCLLREKVSFVKEAIMKVLNLVLIFSDRWQAGFGAWKIESIDKMESDFKNCHMFLVTILNKAVCRGSFPHLESLALSLMAGFEQC